The Macaca nemestrina isolate mMacNem1 chromosome 17, mMacNem.hap1, whole genome shotgun sequence genome contains the following window.
CTGACCTCCTTCCCTTGACAATGGCTACAGTGTGCTAGAAGCAGGAGAAAAGAACAAGATTTTCACAGCAGCAGCACAAGCCTGCCCTCTGGCAGCTCTTGGAAAGTCAAGAGACTGGAAATATAATTGGCCATGAGGCTTCTCAGTCTCCACTATGACCTCACAACTCCTTATAAACACACTGACAGCTTCACAAGTTAACCTGGAACACTAACACTAAACCCTATCCCAAAAATATAATTTCGGAAGCACTATCATCACACATTTATTCTCTCTCCACCCGAAGAGGTTCCTAAGAACACCAGTGAAAGAGCAAAGGTGAAGACACAGACCCGAGCAGAGGCCCCACCTGGGTCTCATCCTCAGCAGGTGCTCTGGCCACGCTCTCCAGGTAGACGGGTTCCTCTTGATCCTGAGACACATGGCCATTGGCCTGTGGGAAGAGAAAAGTAACATCACATCTAGAGATGTCCCAGAGATCTGCATAGCATGGGCCTCTTTTCAACTCACACAATGTCCACAATGTATTCCCATCACGCCCAGAAATCCGGAGCCTCTTAGAGCATCATTACAAAAGCCTGCTCTCTCATACCAACTTTGTCAAGCAGAGAAACAACACAAATACGTTTCAATAGACAAAGCTGCCCTCTAGAACAAAATTGCATTAATTCTGCACACACCAGGATGGCAGTAGCCACCACTCACCATCAATTTAATCTCAGCTTGAGCAACACAGGTGAAGGGAAGGTCACTGTGTCCATTCCGCTGCTGGACCGCTCTCTATCTGGCATCAAGGTTTTTCTTGACACTGATCCAAAATTGCCATCCCTATCCCTGGTTCTGCTCCTCAAACCATAGTctgctgggttttgttttgttttgttttttccccaaactGTTTATACCATGTTTTCCCCTCCTTCACACTAAATCTCCCTGGCTTCCTTATCTGACAGTGATGGGACAAAATTTCCAGACCATCACCACCCTAGTCTCTTTTCTGCCTAGTAACTACTCTCACATTCTGGAAATGTGTTTCCATGTTGAGCACACTACTATTAAGTGCTATGTCTAGACCTAGtcaaagaatattttaatgtatCTAAGAATCTATTAGCCTAATACTATAAAACACTGCCTATGCTTATGGAATTTCATTATGCTTAGAATTTTCACTTCTCAAAAGGTTCCTCCTGAGTACTCCTTTAGGAGGTTTGGCCAAAGAGTAGGCAGAACTGTGAGCCTCCTAATTCCATCACCATTTAAGCTACAAACCCCTCAAGTAGATCCTCCTCACCCACTACTCCCTGCATGCAAAGGGCCTGCTGTGAGCTCAGAGCAAAGAGGTGTCTGAGCTCACAGGCCTTTTCCACCAGATTCTGGGGATGCCAGTGAAGGGACAATCTGGGAAACCAAAGTCACCCACTGACCCCAGCCACTCATCCCACACTAGGATGCATAATATGGAGCTAATCAAGAGGAGGCAACCAACTGCAATGGaaatgaaaagtagaaataacaAAATGCCAAGTGAAGGCAAGATCAAATGCATAGTACACATGTATAGGGATGGATCCAAATCAGTGTCTTCATCAACAATGTTTTCTCTTAGCTTACTCTAGGTCCTCACTGGTCTCTCAGGCAGTGTCACCTTGGAATTACCCTGGAATCCTTCAGAGCCTAACCTGTTCCTAAGTAGATATCTTTCAGATGTCCTGTTTCCTAGAAAGAGAAACGACCTCATGCTGCAAAGCATGCTCTTGTCTTTCCAGTTTGCCCACTGGTTAAATAAAAATCCGAAACTAGTATCTGTCCACAGTTGTGCTTATTGTATACCTTCCTTGCCTAGCAACTATTGATTGCTAGAGCACTAAAGGTAGAAGAAAGAACTCTGGTTGAGCAAGTATTATAAGGAAATTTACATTCTAGGTGCAGCTCACTTGTGAACTTGTCAGACAGCACTACATAAGTTACTTAATTATTCCATGCCTGTTTTTCATGCTTGCAAAGTGCAGCTCTCACCAGAACAGGGGATGTAAGCAGACATTAAGGTCTCCTGAAAATCTCAGAGGAAAAGTACCCACTTAGATCTTGTATGTAGGGTCACCTTTAGGTGCAATCTGGAAATTTCTGGTTAATGACAGGAAGCTTATAATCTTTCACTGAAAAATCTACCTGAaggtttggttggttttttgtttttgttttctttttttttttttttttgagacggagtctcgctctgtcgcccaggctggagtgcagtggcgcgatctcggctcactgcaagctccgcctcctgggtttacgccattctcctgcctcagcctcctgagtagctgggactacaggcgcccgccaccgcgcccggctaattttttgtatttttagtagagacggggtttcaccgtggtctcgatctcctgaccttgtgatccacccgcctcggcctcccaaagtgctgggattacaggcgtaagccaccgcgcccggcctgtttttgttttctgagacaggatctcactctgttgcccaagctgaagtgtggtggcacaatcacagctcactgcagcctcgacctcccaggcttaaatgatcctcccacctgagcctcttgagtagctacaggtgcccaccaccacgcccagctaatttttgtatttttttgtagagacagggttttgccatgttgccaggctagtctcaaattcctaggctcaaacgatccgcctgcctcagcttcccaaagtgctgggatcacaggcatgaaccaccatgcccagccaaggttctttacagaaaaagaattCCTCAAGTTCTTTTCCTAGCTCCTTATACACAGAGTGctcacaaaacacacacacacacacacacacacacacacacacgcaaaggGAAGAATGTATAGCAGGAGTTAAAATCTGTCTAGCAGACCAAGAGTCAGAGCTTAGGAAAGAGTTAAAGTACAGCTGTGGAGAAAAACATGCTCAGGCCAAAAAGGGAGTTAAATGATTTTACTGCAGTTAAATTATGCTATCACATTGGCCTTTATGCCTCAGTGCTTGTCCAGAGCTGAATCAGGGGGCCCAGTCCTGGCAAAGGAAGTGATCATAAACAAGCAGCAGCAGCCATTCACATCATGTGTAGGAACTAACAGCACTAGCACTATACCAGCTGTAAGTAGCTCAGAGCTCTTTCAGACATGGTATCACACATTCAGGTCTCTCAAGATCCTGGCAAGATCAAAAGTGGTCTGTGATTACTAACCCCATTTCATTGTTGTAGGCTCAACGTTTGCCCAAGGGGACAAAGAAGTCAGTGACAAAAGGGGATGTGGAAATTAGATCTCGTAGTTCCTAATTCCCCCATATTGCCCAAGCCCTATATcaagggtccccaacccctgggccacagactggtactggtccatggcttGTTAGGAACCCGgatgcacagcaggaggtgagtggctggcaagtgagcattactgcTTGAGCTTCGCCTCCTGTCAGAtaagtggtggcattagattgtcctaggagtgtgaaccctgttgtgaactgcgcatgcgagggatctaggatgcatgctccttatgaaaatctaactaatgcctgatgatctgggtggaacagtttcatcctgaaaccaacgcaccccagtctgtggaaaaatggTCTTCCAAAACCAGTCCTTGGTGCTAAAAAGGTTAGGGACTGCTGCTATAAATAACAGAGTCACTAAGGCACTTCTGCAACATCACCACTTCTTATACAACAGTTATGTCCACTGGCCTCACTCTAATCCAGGAGTTAGCTGGTCTACGTGTCCACCTTCCCTCTTCTGGGGGCTTTTTGAGAGAGTATATTACTCATTTCTGTACTCCCCAGGCCTGGGTCATGATTCAGTTGATGTGCTGCTCTTAGCTTCCAAGCCCCCCAGGATAATGAAGAAGCAGCATACAAGTACAGCATGCCAACTACTCCTGCTTCCAGTCAGTGACTGGTAAGAGAAGCAGTGTCTTTGTCTGTTTCCCCACCCTTCCTTGCCTCCATATAGCCCTTTGCTTTCCTATATTCCTTGTGATGGTTACTAAGGAACTAAGTTCCCAATCCAGCCAATGAAGACCAGAACAAAGGAATTAAGTTGGAAGACAAATTGGACCAGAACTAAATCTGATGGCTTAAtggttatttttctcaaaatatttctggaatgatgaactttaaaaaaatgtctaacTAGGATATGtgtgtattaaaaacaaaaagcaaacaaaaaaatttggTACTGTGCATATCATCTCTGAAGAAAGCCAAAACATGAGTCTGATACCCAGAAAACAGTTGGTGCACCAGTAGTCAGAAAGGCTTCACATAATCAAGACACTTAGCCTTATACCCCATTCTCACAACACAGGCaggagaggaaaatgaaaatgagcCCTCAAACTGGCACGGACTGGCAAAGACTACAAATGGGCCCTTACCTGCTGATTCTCCTGAACCTGGGCTGGGGGAACAGAGGTGGCTTGTGCAGATGAAGAGGAGAGGTTGGGTGAGGTAGGTGGAACCATGCTGGAGTGAGGCTGGGTCAGGAAGGCCTGCTGCTCAGGAAAGTCTGGGGACAAGGTGGAGGCATGAGTCCTGCCCTCCTGGGAGATTATAGGCTGCTGGCCAAGGACCAAGAGCACCAGCTCTTCTTTCTCCCGGCACATTTCGGTAGAGATGTCATGGAGGCTGAGATAGTCCCTCAAGTCCTTCACCTTCATCTTCATGAGCTCCTCTCGCTGAAAGGCTGTAGCTCGAAACCGTTGGCAGAGAAGGCAGAGGCGGGGCCCATTCCCCACTTGGCTCGAACAGGTCATGCAGAAATTTTTCTTACAGTCCAAGCAGGTCTGCTGCTTAGAGGAAGAGACACAGGAAACCATGTCAGATTGAGAGAACAAGACAGAGAGTGAGATGGGAGCTTCAGAGCTGCCAAGCCCAGCAGGATCTCCTCCAGTCATTCTTACTTTTACTAAGCTCTCTCACATAACTAAGGGTGCAAGCCACTTTCAGATTTTAGATTAAAAGCCACCCAGGGGTGGCAGACCTCCAGTGTGTATTGTGTATATCCATGTACAGGACACTTCACGTTTATTATTTAATTTGAGGCTTACTTTATTTATTCACGAAGCACCTGAGGTATTAATCAAGACTACCAGCTTTAGAATCAAAAAGTTCTGCATTTTTATTAAGCCTCCCTCCCTTATTTCTTGCAATGTCACCTTGGGTGTGTAATTTAGCCTCTCTGGtgctcagtttccacatctgtgaaatggggttgATAACAGTATCTACCTCATGGggtggttgtgaagattaagAGAGAATTCATTTAGCATATCTAACACAAAATGAGTCCTCAACAAGTGTTAGCTGTTTTATTATAGCTAGGAAATATTAGCTAACGGtgagagccaggattcaaatcctaAACTATAATTATTTCTGCATGAAGGTTATGGTGGTTGTTacaattaatattaatttactGAAGTGCTTCTATATGCTAGC
Protein-coding sequences here:
- the LOC105485147 gene encoding E3 ubiquitin-protein ligase rififylin isoform X7, with protein sequence MTCSSQVGNGPRLCLLCQRFRATAFQREELMKMKVKDLRDYLSLHDISTEMCREKEELVLLVLGQQPIISQEGRTHASTLSPDFPEQQAFLTQPHSSMVPPTSPNLSSSSAQATSVPPAQVQENQQANGHVSQDQEEPVYLESVARAPAEDETQSIDSEDSFVPGRRASLSDLTDLEDIEGLTVRQLKEILARNFVNYKGCCEKWELMERVTRLYKDQKGLQHLVSGAEDQNGGAVPSGLEENLCKICMDSPIDCVLLECGHMVTCTKCGKRMNECPICRQYVIRAVHVFRS